In Chryseobacterium lactis, a single genomic region encodes these proteins:
- a CDS encoding TonB-dependent receptor: MKKIFTSVLLCASLFFYAQTGSLSGNINDDSKIALPGAKISLSPGNIYTTSDEHGNFVFLNVPPGSYTMKIDYLGYGIHEYKVTVEAEKNTRQNIVFDKKETTIAEIVVSGATLKNQARALNKQKNNANITNVISSDQIGRFPDANIGDALKRVPGITIQNDQGEARNLIIRGLAPNLNSVTLNGDRIPSAEGDNRNVQMDLIPSDMISTIEVNKTLTPDMDADAIGGSVNLITRASPNGQRISATLAGGYNPIREKGNYTAGLVYGNRFLNKKLGAVFSFSYNNNNFGSDNIEPVWSLANDAAQTAYISKMGVRYYNEHRIRHSFDLNMDYEFNSKNKIYASAMYNFRNDKETRFALGYKVKPVYNTDESEITGWKGSITRQNKGGDAGNDNTRLEKQKVQNYALRGEHLLGSKVDLDWSMNYAIASEDKPHQRYIEFENSKMNFSPDLSDPRKPMLNLLAEDNLGSYKLSDLSDANSFTQEKEFGARVNVRFPFSVVDGQKGRLRTGLRMRLKDKERNNDYYSFTPINNMGSLLSVPTIYLDGQNFQPGNYVPGTFVDPSYLGNLDLYNAGQFNGQLKPSKYLSSNYTAKEQIYAGYVRWDQDFNDQLSMIVGARVETTQIDYTGNYVLNEKNLVGKINNTNSYTNVLPNISFKYVPVQDLVLRAAFTTALARPNYYSLVPYLNVITEDEVISSGNPNLKATYAYNFDFMAEKYFKSVGILSGGIFYKNLNDFIYTYSRRNYTANDFANDYAGQSNPIPAGESNWKFTQQRNGDNVDIYGFEVALQRQLDFIPGAFWKGLGVYVNYTYTHSKAKGITNEEGIERTDVGFPGAAPHMFNGSLSWENKRFSARVSMNYASHYIDELGGKAFDDRYYDKQFFLDANASYKITNQLRVFAEANNLTNQPLRYYQGIQSRTAQAEYYRPRFTMGLKFDF, encoded by the coding sequence GTGAAGAAAATTTTTACATCTGTCTTACTTTGTGCGTCTCTATTTTTCTATGCACAAACCGGTTCTCTTTCCGGAAACATTAACGACGACTCTAAAATTGCCCTGCCGGGAGCCAAAATCTCTCTAAGTCCGGGAAATATTTATACCACTTCTGATGAACATGGAAATTTTGTTTTCCTGAATGTTCCACCCGGAAGTTATACCATGAAGATTGATTATCTGGGCTATGGAATTCATGAATACAAAGTGACCGTTGAAGCGGAAAAAAATACGAGACAAAACATTGTCTTTGACAAAAAAGAAACCACCATTGCTGAGATTGTAGTATCTGGTGCTACCTTAAAAAACCAGGCAAGAGCTTTAAACAAACAAAAAAATAACGCCAATATCACGAATGTAATCTCCTCGGATCAGATCGGACGTTTTCCTGACGCCAATATCGGAGATGCCCTGAAACGTGTTCCCGGAATTACCATACAAAACGACCAGGGAGAGGCTAGAAATCTTATTATCAGAGGACTTGCTCCCAACCTTAACTCTGTAACGCTGAACGGAGACCGGATTCCTTCTGCTGAAGGCGACAATCGAAATGTACAAATGGACCTGATTCCTTCGGATATGATCTCCACGATCGAGGTGAATAAAACCTTAACTCCGGATATGGATGCTGATGCCATCGGAGGTTCTGTCAATCTTATTACAAGGGCTTCCCCTAACGGACAAAGAATCTCTGCGACGTTGGCAGGAGGCTACAACCCTATCCGTGAAAAAGGAAACTATACTGCCGGATTAGTGTATGGAAATCGGTTTTTAAACAAAAAATTGGGTGCTGTATTCAGCTTTTCTTATAACAATAATAATTTTGGTTCGGACAATATCGAACCGGTATGGAGTTTGGCCAATGATGCTGCACAAACTGCCTATATCAGTAAAATGGGGGTTCGTTATTATAATGAGCATCGTATCAGACATAGTTTTGATCTTAATATGGATTATGAATTTAATTCAAAAAATAAAATCTATGCTTCTGCGATGTACAATTTCAGGAATGATAAAGAAACCCGCTTTGCACTGGGCTACAAAGTAAAACCGGTCTACAATACTGACGAATCTGAAATCACGGGTTGGAAAGGCAGTATTACAAGACAAAACAAAGGTGGAGATGCAGGAAATGACAACACTCGTCTGGAGAAACAGAAAGTGCAGAACTATGCATTGAGAGGAGAACATTTATTGGGTTCAAAGGTAGATCTCGACTGGTCTATGAACTATGCCATCGCAAGTGAAGATAAGCCACACCAGCGTTATATTGAGTTTGAAAACAGCAAGATGAATTTTTCTCCGGATCTCAGCGATCCACGCAAACCTATGCTCAATCTTCTGGCCGAGGATAATCTGGGAAGCTATAAACTGAGTGATCTTTCAGATGCCAACAGCTTTACCCAGGAGAAAGAATTCGGAGCAAGAGTGAATGTACGTTTTCCTTTTTCTGTAGTCGATGGCCAGAAAGGAAGACTTCGTACCGGTTTGCGTATGCGTCTGAAGGATAAGGAAAGAAATAATGATTATTATTCTTTTACTCCGATCAACAATATGGGAAGCCTCCTTTCTGTTCCAACGATTTATCTTGATGGACAAAACTTCCAACCCGGAAATTATGTTCCCGGAACTTTTGTTGATCCTTCTTACCTTGGAAATTTAGATCTGTATAACGCCGGTCAGTTTAACGGCCAGTTGAAACCTTCAAAATACCTTTCGAGTAATTATACGGCAAAGGAACAGATTTATGCAGGATATGTTCGTTGGGATCAGGATTTCAATGACCAACTCTCTATGATTGTCGGAGCCCGCGTTGAAACAACCCAAATTGATTACACCGGAAACTATGTTTTGAATGAAAAAAATCTAGTCGGAAAGATCAATAATACGAATTCTTATACCAATGTGCTTCCCAATATCTCCTTCAAATATGTTCCGGTACAGGATCTTGTACTCCGGGCAGCGTTTACTACAGCTCTTGCCCGTCCTAATTATTATTCTTTAGTTCCTTACCTCAATGTAATCACGGAAGACGAGGTCATTTCATCCGGAAACCCGAATTTAAAGGCAACTTATGCTTATAATTTTGATTTTATGGCTGAAAAATATTTTAAATCCGTAGGGATTCTTTCGGGAGGTATTTTTTATAAAAACCTGAATGACTTTATTTATACCTATTCCCGAAGAAACTATACGGCGAATGACTTTGCCAATGATTACGCAGGACAATCCAATCCGATTCCTGCTGGAGAAAGCAACTGGAAATTTACCCAGCAGCGTAATGGTGATAATGTAGATATTTACGGTTTTGAGGTGGCTCTGCAGAGACAGCTGGATTTTATTCCGGGTGCTTTCTGGAAAGGATTAGGAGTATATGTGAATTATACCTATACTCATTCAAAAGCAAAAGGGATTACCAATGAAGAAGGTATCGAAAGAACCGATGTCGGATTTCCGGGAGCCGCTCCACATATGTTCAACGGATCTCTGTCCTGGGAGAACAAACGTTTTTCTGCCAGAGTTTCCATGAATTACGCTTCTCATTATATTGATGAATTGGGTGGTAAAGCTTTTGATGACCGTTATTATGACAAACAATTTTTCCTGGATGCCAATGCTTCGTATAAAATCACGAACCAGCTGAGAGTCTTTGCTGAAGCCAATAATCTGACGAATCAACCGTTAAGATATTACCAGGGAATCCAGAGCAGAACTGCACAGGCAGAATATTACAGACCAAGATTTACCATGGGGTTGAAATTTGATTTTTAA